Proteins encoded together in one Telopea speciosissima isolate NSW1024214 ecotype Mountain lineage chromosome 6, Tspe_v1, whole genome shotgun sequence window:
- the LOC122665907 gene encoding cinnamoyl-CoA reductase 1-like, with the protein MAIRKDEVVCVTRGSGFIGSWLVRLLLERGYTVHATVKDLNDDRDSKHLEALEGADSRLCLFQIDLLDYDSLLTALNGTVGLFHLASPCIVDRVLDPQKELLEPAISGMINALKAAKECGVRRVVVTSSISAIIPSPNGPQVEKTRFEDLELIKDLARHETKTMRELLERCNEFANMAEIVQARKKVIEAKPQDNKRSTTNDRKESKRSRTERR; encoded by the exons ATGGCGATTAGGAAGGACGAGGTGGTGTGTGTTACAAGAGGAAGCGGCTTCATAGGCTCTTGGCTGGTTCGTCTTCTCCTCGAACGTGGGTACACCGTCCACGCCACCGTCAAAGATCTCA ATGACGATAGAGATTCGAAGCATCTGGAAGCCCTAGAAGGAGCAGACTCGCGTCTCTGTCTCTTCCAGATCGATCTCCTCGACTACGATTCCCTCCTCACCGCTCTCAATGGCACCGTCGGTCTTTTCCACCTGGCTTCCCCCTGTATTGTCGATCGAGTTCTGGATCCCCAA AAAGAGCTTTTGGAGCCGGCGATCAGTGGGATGATAAATGCACTAAAAGCGGCGAAGGAGTGCGGGGTGAGGCGAGTGGTTGTCACCTCATCGATATCTGCCATCATTCCTAGCCCCAACGGACCACAagtggagaaaacaaggtttgAG GACCTGGAGTTGATCAAAGACTTGGCCcgtcatgagaccaagaccatgagGGAGCTCCTGGAGCGTTGTAACGAGTTCGCTAACATGGCAGAGATAGTACAAGCACGGAAGAAGGTGATTGAAGCCAAGCcccaggacaacaagaggtcgaCGACGAACGATCGCAAAGAGAGCAAGAGGTCAAGGACTGAGCGTCGGTAA
- the LOC122665906 gene encoding uncharacterized protein LOC122665906, with the protein MEPNCNQSIQHFSHPHPLELINLQQQQPTFNMPLCAMCKLQHSGLIYICKTCNFILHISCSQRPQLINHPSDPNHLLTLLPFPAYPDGTFTCDACGLQDNGFCYHCKACTLDLHIHCASMPISLNHKAHPHTLILSIRRPTFLTCDMCRREITANQWSYGCRPCDFDGHLSCASMPMSLNHQAHPHTSRLSICRQTSLTCDMCCGDVEVNQWSYECRACDFNAHLSCASNPHAQAANMGGGGGSNAEATSLDIERLSIQITAQGIRNAIDGSNLNVDVIYIPRR; encoded by the exons atggagcCAAACTGCAACCAATCCATTCAACACTTCAGTCATCCTCACCCTCTAGAGCTTATCAATCTCCAACAGCAACAACCCACTTTCAATATGCCTCTATGTGCAATGTGCAAGCTCCAACACTCTGGATTGATCTACATCTGCAAAACCTGCAATTTCATCCTCCATATTTCATGCTCTCAAAGACCTCAGCTCATCAACCACCCATCAGACCCCAACCACCTACtcactctccttcctttcccaGCATACCCAGATGGAACCTTCACCTGCGATGCCTGCGGCCTCCAAGACAACGGCTTCTGCTATCACTGCAAAGCTTGCACCCTTGACTTGCATATCCACTGTGCTTCCATGCCCATATCACTCAACCACAAAGCCCATCCCCACACTCTTATCCTCTCCATCCGCCGTCCGACATTTCTCACTTGTGATATGTGTCGCAGGGAAATCACGGCAAACCAGTGGTCTTATGGTTGCCGGCCCTGCGATTTCGATGGCCATCTGAGTTGTGC TTCCATGCCCATGTCACTCAACCACCAAGCCCACCCACACACTAGTCGTCTCTCCATCTGCCGTCAAACATCTCTCACTTGTGATATGTGTTGTGGGGACGTCGAGGTAAACCAGTGGTCCTATGAGTGTCGGGCATGCGATTTCAATGCCCATCTGAGTTGTGCCAGTAATCCACACGCTCAAGCTGCAAATATGGGCGGTGGCGGTGGGAGCAATGCTGAAGCTACTTCTTTAGATATTGAGAGACTCAGCATTCAAATAACGGCGCAAGGAATAAGGAATGCTATAGACGGATCCAATCTCAATGTCGATGTCATATACATACCTAGACGTTAA